One Castanea sativa cultivar Marrone di Chiusa Pesio chromosome 4, ASM4071231v1 DNA window includes the following coding sequences:
- the LOC142631671 gene encoding cyclic dof factor 3, which produces MPTEIPTPNTPFFSLNEKTGFSTRFFLFFWVSPFPCLVAKKKMQENKDPTIKLFGKKIPLTAETDEVLLVSYLEKEKCGRVEVVVEEEEEEEEEDYDDDYEEQEEDDKEEKDPTAEGSETREQDDDPPSNAEEPTDLERLPDGNVNPKTPSIEEEHGKSKIAKTEKDQSETTNSQEKILKKPDKILPCPRCNSMDTKFCYYNNYNVNQPRHFCKACQRYWTAGGTMRNVPVGAGRRKNKNSTSHYRHITISEALQAARVDAPNGTHQPSYKSNGRVLSFGIDAPICDSMASVLNLADNKVLNGTRNGLHSFEEQRIPVPGKRGENGDDSASGSSITVSNSMEEGGKHFPREPFAQSINGFPHQIPCLPGVPWPYPWNSAVPPPAFCPPGFPMSFYPAAYWNCGVPGTWSIPWLSPQSSSNQKSPSSNPNSPTLGKHSREGDMLKPDNLEKEESPKQKNGCVLVPKTLRIDDPSEAAKSSIWTTLGIKNESISKGGMFKAFQSKGEEKNHISEHSPALLANPAALSRSLNFHESS; this is translated from the exons ATGCCAACTGAGATACCAACACCCAACAccccttttttctctcttaacgAAAAAACCGGATTTTCTACGcgcttttttttgtttttttgggtctcCCCTTTCCcctgtttggttgccaagaaaaaaatgcaagaaaataaagacCCCACCATCAAGCTCTTTGGCAAGAAGATCCCCTTGACTGCTGAAACTGATGAGGTGCTGTTGGTGAGTTATTTGGAGAAGGAAAAGTGTGGCAGAGTTGAAGTagtagtagaagaagaagaagaagaagaagaggaagattatgatgatgattatgaagaacaagaagaagatgatAAAGAAGAGAAG GATCCAACAGCAGAAGGCAGTGAGACTAGAGAACAAGACGATGATCCTCCTTCGAATGCAGAAGAGCCAACCGATTTGGAAAGATTGCCTGATGGAAATGTGAATCCTAAAACACCCTCTATAGAGGAAGAACATGGAAAATCAAAAATCGCCAAGACCGAGAAAGATCAGAGTGAAACAACCAACTCACAAGAGAAAATCCTGAAGAAGCCGGATAAAATTCTTCCCTGCCCTCGCTGCAATAGCATGGACACAAAATTCTGTTATTATAACAATTACAATGTTAATCAGCCACGCCATTTCTGCAAAGCTTGTCAAAGATACTGGACTGCAGGTGGTACCATGAGGAATGTGCCAGTGGGAGCTGGACGCCGCAAGAACAAGAACTCTACCTCACATTATCGCCACATCACCATCTCAGAGGCTCTCCAAGCAGCTAGAGTTGATGCTCCAAATGGAACTCACCAGCCCTCATATAAAAGCAATGGTAGAGTCCTTAGCTTTGGCATAGATGCACCCATTTGTGATTCCATGGCTTCTGTCTTAAATCTTGCAGACAATAAGGTTTTGAATGGTACCCGGAATGGGCTTCATAGTttcgaagaacaaagaattccAGTTCCTGGCAAACGTGGAGAAAATGGTGATGATAGCGCAAGCGGATCGTCTATTACAGTTTCAAATTCAATGGAGGAAGGAGGAAAACATTTCCCTCGAGAACCATTTGCCCAAAGCATTAATGGCTTCCCTCATCAAATTCCATGCCTTCCTGGTGTTCCATGGCCTTATCCATGGAATTCTGCAGTACCCCCACCAGCTTTCTGCCCTCCAGGATTTCCTATGTCCTTCTATCCGGCTGCTTACTGGAACTGTGGTGTCCCAGGAACTTGGAGCATTCCTTGGCTGTCCCCTCAATCTTCTTCAAACCAAAAGTCTCCGAGCTCCAATCCCAATTCTCCAACACTGGGGAAGCACTCAAGAGAAGGAGACATGCTTAAACCAGATAATTTGGAGAAAGAGGAGTCGCCAAAACAGAAAAACGGTTGTGTTTTGGTACCAAAAACTTTGAGGATTGATGACCCAAGTGAAGCTGCAAAGAGTTCTATATGGACAACACTTGGAATCAAGAATGAATCAATCAGTAAGGGAGGAATGTTTAAGGCCTTTCAATCAAAAGGTGAGGAGAAGAATCACATATCTGAACATTCTCCGGCGTTGCTGGCAAACCCTGCAGCCTTGTCTAGATCCCTCAACTTTCACGAGAGCTCTTGA